In Salvelinus fontinalis isolate EN_2023a chromosome 25, ASM2944872v1, whole genome shotgun sequence, one genomic interval encodes:
- the flt1 gene encoding vascular endothelial growth factor receptor 1 — protein sequence MICFIFVVLCGLSGSALAKGKVEREPKGKFSVPVLDVKSRQLVLEANQTLTIHCRGRWELSWVFPGGVARDKESVQLEDSRCGRQSQHYCSQLIISSAQAQHTGSFRCRYSHRTRRQSAVYIYVTDRQRPFVREQNKSPDVVYIKESQPLVFPCRVTNPDATVSLVKFPDRELTPDQRNIVWNSRQGFLIRSPTYFYIGLFSCKTSVNGTTHSLSYLTHRQVNKIMEVYLNSTSPVQTLQGDSLAINCTVTAEWNSRVSISWDYPGQVNRAAIISRRIMASKTHMVFYSILSIPKLHRSDRGLYICRVTSGPVSRETNVSVTVYDRPYIRLTPRQGAIVEAYAGQKSYRLSPKLRAFPAPEIIWLKDGKVAAEQCSRYHVDGNSLVIRDVAKEDAGKYTILVGIQEHRLYQNLTLSLVVNVSPGIGEKAVSLQDPGSLPQGSRQALHCSSHGVPPPHIAWLWHPCPPKGLSGGTRA from the exons atgattTGCTTTATCTTCGTGGTTCTATGTGGATTGTCTGGCAGTGCGCTCGCAAAAG gTAAAGTGGAGAGGGAGCCTAAGGGGAAGTTCAGTGTTCCTGTTCTGGATGTGAAGAGTCGACAGCTGGTCCTGGAGGCCAACCAGACGCTGACGATCCACTGCAG GGGTCGATGGGAGCTGTCGTGGGTGTTCCCTGGAGGTGTGGCCAGAGATAAAGAGAGTGTGCAATTGGAGGATTCTCGCTGTGGGAGGCAGAGCCAGCATTACTGCAGCCAACTGATAATTAGCTCAGCACAGGCCCAGCACACAGGATCGTTCCGGTGTCGATACAGCCATCGGACCCGCAGGCAGAGTGCTGTCTACATCTATGTCACAG ACAGACAGCGGCCATTTGTGAGGGAGCAGAATAAAAGTCCAGACGTGGTGTATATCAAGGAGAGCCAGCCACTGGTCTTCCCCTGTAGGGTCACCAACCCTGACGCCACCGTGTCATTGGTCAAG TTCCCTGACCGTGAGTTGACCCCAGACCAGAGGAACATAGTGTGGAACAGCAGACAGGGCTTCCTCATCCGCAGTCCCACCTACTTCTACATCGGCCTGTTCTCCTGCAAGACCTCTGTCAACGGGACCACACACTCCCTCAGTTACCTCACACACAGACaag tgaaTAAGATTATGGAGGTGTATCTGAACAGTACCAGTCCAGTCCAGACTTTACAGGGGGACAGTCTGGCCATCAACTGTACTGTCACTGCAGAGTGGAACAGCAGAGTGTCCATAAGCTGGGACTACCCTGGGCAG gTAAACAGGGCAGCCATAATTAGTAGGCGTATCATGGCCAGTAAAACTCACATGGTGTTCTACAGTATTCTGTCCATCCCTAAACTCCACCGCTCTGACAGAGGGCTCTATATCTGCCGAGTGACCAGTGGACCGGTCAGCCGAGAGACTAACGTGTCTGTCACAGTCTACG ACCGTCCGTATATCCGTCTGACACCCAGACAAGGGGCTATAGTGGAGGCTTATGCAGGACAGAAATCCTACCGACTCTCCCCCAAACTACGGGCCTTCCCTGCCCCAGAGATTATCTG GTTGAAGGATGGGAAGGTAGCAGCAGAACAGTGTTCCCGTTATCATGTGGATGGGAATTCCCTGGTGATCCGGGATGTGGCGAAGGAGGACGCAGGGAAGTACACTATCCTGGTGGGAATCCAGGAGCACAGACTCTACCAGAACCTAACGCTCTCTCTGGTGGTCAACG TGAGTCCTGGAATAGGGGAGAAGGCGGTGTCATTGCAGGACCCAGGTAGTCTCCCGCAGGGCAGCAGACAAGCCCTGCACTGCAGCTCCCACGGAGTCCCGCCTCCTCACATCGCCTGGCTCTGGCACCCCTGCCCCCCCAAAGGCCT CTCTGGCGGAACACGGGCCTGA